The following DNA comes from Nitrospirota bacterium.
TGGAGACATTGGATACGGCGGATTGTTGCTTGCCCTTTCTCTTTACAGCAGGAAGCGGTGGGCGGGCAACCCGCTCATCCGGGATCTTTCGCTCGTTTTTATTCTGGCCTCCCTTTCGTCTATTCTCTTTGGCGTTCTCTATGGAGAGTTTTTTGGAGAGTTGGGAAAACCGGCGGGGATCCACCCTCTTTTGATCAACCGGATGGAGGAATTTATTTCTTTGATTAAAGTGACGCTTGGAATCGGTTTGTTTCAGATGTTTCTTGGAATGATTTTGGGGTTAATTACCGCATTTCGATATGGGGATTTCCGGAAGTTGATGATTAAGGGATGTAGTATGATCTTTTTTGTTTCCGTTCTCCTGACCCTTGCGGGGGCGGCGGGTCTGTTAAGCTCCGCTTTTTCGCTTGCCGGCGGGGCGACAGTCCTGGTCATGTTCTTTGCAATTTTTGTTTTAGGGGGAGCCCGTTCCCTCATGGAACTTCATAGCCTGGTCAGTGTCCTCTCCTATCTCCGTTTAATGGGAATCGGCGTGGCTTCAGCCGCGTTAGCGTTTGCGGCCAATACGCTTGGCCGATTGCCCGGCAACATCGTTGCCGGGATTTTTATCGGATTTTTTCTTCATCTGATTAATTTTTTGTTTGGGGTCTTTTCTCCGATGATTCAGTCTCTCAGACTCCACTATGTTGAGTTTTTTGAGAATTTTTTCCAACCGGGAGGCCGTGAGTATCGGCCGTTTAAAAAACTGTAGCGATCAGATAAGGAGGATCTATGGAGGCGGGACTTATTGCCATTGGGGCAGGATTGGCCATTGGACTTGCGGCGCTTGGAACAGCCATTGCCCAGGCAAAAATTGGAGCTGCAGCGATTGGAGCGATTTTGGAAAAACCTGAATCCTTTGTAACCGTTTTAATTTTGCTGGTGATTCCGGAGACCCTGGTGATTTTTGGCTTTACGATAGCCATTCTTATTATTTATACCTTAAAATAAGGCTTGTCGTTGGGCTATCAGGTTTTGATTGAAACCCTTTTGAAAGAGGGAAAACGGAAAAGCGAGGAAATTGTTGAAAAAGGACGTCTGGAATCCCAGGCCCTTTTCCTGAAGGCCAAAGAAAAAGCCGGCCATTTTGAACAGGAAAAACGAAGGGAAATTCAGAAGGAAATCCTTTTGACCCGGGCCAAAATTTTAAATGAGGCCCGTCTGGAAAGCCGCCGGATTATTTTAGAGGCC
Coding sequences within:
- a CDS encoding ATPase codes for the protein MEAGLIAIGAGLAIGLAALGTAIAQAKIGAAAIGAILEKPESFVTVLILLVIPETLVIFGFTIAILIIYTLK